In the genome of Epinephelus fuscoguttatus linkage group LG4, E.fuscoguttatus.final_Chr_v1, the window AGCAGTCCATTATCTCAGAAGGGgtgttttcattaaaagtaacagggttgacaacTACCTGGCAACCCGactaaattgatgttttttacaacattttacatatattaagAATAAAACCCATTCATGAATAATGAAAGAACACTTGAGGCTTTATATataagtttatgtttttatgatagtttgacttttttggGCCTTAATACCTAGTAAAAGTAGAACAATCATATTGAGCGACAGgccatttttacagtttttgaatgaTGCCTCATACAAAAAGGTGTTTAAAactctttgaaaacaaaataaataaaattttacattgttttaatgttacaagAGATATCATGGGAAATACATTCTAAAATGATTATggtgtatttattgtttgacaTTTATAGCACAGTTTTGTtcgagagacacaaaatggcatGTTTTCGTATAATGACccttcaaatatttaaaggtagtccttaaaattgctttcagtaatgtaaacatttccaTGCGCGCAGTAACGTCACTGTAGAAAATACCATgggacatttacacagtggtgaagagtgctggaccggaagtgtcgcacaaaaaatacggaagctggctgtgttctgttttgcctctgtgTGACCGTGAAAAATGAGGTGAATATAGTtgattgaaaacacacattaaatatggcttaacagagacaatttcaaacacaggtatgcaaattggcttcactataaatcgcagaatttacaaacacttgtctttatctggacacatttcccccaccaatacaacatgctaatgttattagcacaagtctactGAACAAACTGGAGGTCCttaattttacattgtataaattagcctagcatctagcgatcttttcctcttctcatataaagcaagggacaacaacaacatgtaacaaaggtaacagtacataatttggctggattacaactcacaacattcacctaCAAAACAactcttatactaaacacgttttccaagcaagtacaacatgctaacgttattagcgccagcctatggcattttgtaaaatgtcttcagtcctgtgtgtgtgtgtgtgtgtgtgaatatcaACCTGGACCTATGAGCTCACTGCTAACTGCTATGTGACTCCTGGGTGAGGCAGATAATCTCAGAGATTTAGTTGAAGCACGTCTCTCAAACTGCTGGCCtttccttaaaaacaaaaactcagaTTGTTACAATTTGTATACTCAGAGAGAGAGGACAACCTGACAAATAAGCAGTGTGAAATTTGAGTTTGtaccagtgttaattttgacaagaatttttaatttcattttagtcTTAGTCACTCACCAAAGACTGGATTTAGttaaagtcacattttagtcttttagtttagttttgttttagttCAAATTTAGTCAGTGGAAATCAGTTTTAGTCTCATTTTAGTCTTTTGACGTAATTTGACAATTTTGTTGTACTGTAATAGATTTTGCAAAAGGATGTTTGTCATGGTAGTAAAACCTCCATTGTAAGCATACCTTTAACTGTGTGTTTAGTCATTTAAACTAAGAATGTACCATAGTCTTGacagcaagagtgaaaaaactgaatttcccctcggggaataataaaagtatataaaataaaaaaatataaaactaaaattactcttgtataataaaaatgaatgtctAAGGCTTGTTAGAAAAAGTGCAATACATAATCATGTTCTTCACAGgttcttgtttattttctgtatatttgtacaacaaatgacatataaaatatatatatagttttctatattttgaaagtcagaaACAAAActgatgaatttcttttttttttttatttggtgcaCAGTGAGAGGTTTCTCATAAACTAAAGCACGAACATAATTACTGATAAACTAAGGAAAGAATTTAAGAGGTAAAAAAGGACAACTGATGCTACAAATGACTGATACTTGTTTATTGTGGATGCAAAAGTGCAgagtgcaaaaaacaaaacaaaacaaaacagaatttgTCACACTGAGCAGCAAAGCCAGAGAGCAAATCTGTGAACGGcaatgtctgtctgtgggtcctccactttggtccagactgagaTATCTCAGTCAGACAACAGTgcataaatattgtttttaaagtttgtaCAGAAGAGTTAATGATGTGAACCAAAGAGCTGCTGCATCACCATTAAATCCAAACCTTCTTATCTAAATAATGACCTAGAGTTGAGCCGTCAGGTTCCGGCAGCGGTGGGTTTGTGGAAGAAGCTGTGGATTTGCTGAGCTGCAGCCTGACCCACGATGGGCACCATCTCGGCGGGGGCGGCGTTGCAGAGCTGCTGGATGCTGGAGAATTGCTGCAGCAGGGCCATAGCTTTGACCCTGCCGACCCCGGGGACATGCTGCACCAGCGCCAGGACCAGCGGGTCCAACAGCCGAGACGAACTCCTCCTCCTGAAGGGGTTCTCTCTGCCCTCCCCGTGAACCTGGAGGTTGAAAACTCAGCATCAGACAACAAGGCGTAGTGCTACGAGAGCTTTCTGCCTTTTGAGATGGAGATATTGTTACTTTTTAGCCACACGTTCACGTAGTTGACTGGCTGCATCATATATAAAGTATTCACTTGCCTATATACTAAGAGTGTTACTGGATGGTTCCACTGGAGGGCACAACCAGACAAATTaaagtttgcctctttattaggaaatgggtgagtgcaacatacaataaaaatgcattcataactttttgtataggcccagttgactattgcaataataatgtgtcgttatcacaaaatcccatggCACACGTGGACTGGCATCACATGAATTACAggtttattgttttgtcttcgTTACTCACGATCTGAGCGATGAGCTGCGAGGCCTCAGTCTGCCCGCTGACCGGCAGCAGAGTCAAGCCGAGGTCGAACACCACAAACTTCTGCACAGCAGAGAAATACTGCTCACTGAGTCTGGTGTTCTCCACCAGCACCAACGCCTGGAAACTGCTGCTGGTCTTTAAAACAGGAGGGACACAGTTCATGTCAGGCAGAACAACACAGGAAAGCTTTTAGCAGAACTGGTTTGTCTATTGTCTCATTTGTTCAACTCACATTTCTGTAGCGAACCAGTTTCTTCTTGTAGCTGTTTCCTGCTATGATGTCACACTCAGACACGTAGAGGATGCAGCTTTTGTTGGGCAGGTGGAAATCTGCCATGCCGAGCTCATTCTCAAAGAGGATTTTcacacctccacctgcagcagAAGTAGGGCTTGTTTATGAGTGCATTTTCTTTATATCAAGGCTATGAAGTTCCTACTCTTTAAGCAAAGACAAGTGCATGCCATTATTTAATTGTATGCAACAGGACGCATTTTGCATCTGACAGACTTATAAACCTTTCTTAGTGAGCACAGAAACATAAAAGACATCACATACTGCGGGGCACATAAGGCACACATGAAATAATGTAAAGTGCATTGTGCAACTGAAGAAATACTTACccaccactttattaggtacacctgctcAACTTCTCCATAACGCAAATaactaatcagccaatcatatggcagcaactcaatgcatttaggcatgtagacatggtcaagacaacctgctgaagttcaaaccaagCACCAGAATGGGGGAGAAAGGTGACTCaaaggctggtctgagtatttcagaaacagttgatctactgggattttcacacacaaccatctctaaggtttacagaggatggtcccaaaaacagccaaaatgtcttgttgatgccagaggtcagaggggaatggtcagactggttcaagatgatagaaaggtaacaggaagtcaaataaccactggttacaaccaaggtctgcagaagaccatctctgaagcaacaacaccttgtccaaccttgaagcagatgggccacagcagcagaagaccacaccaggtgccaaaATTTAAGGTAGTGTTGAAAGGAAAATGCTCACAATGCAACAGAAAACAAGAGATATACAGAAAGATATGCATTACTTAAACTTATTTCTCAAACTCAGGTGTTCAGATTTTAAGGAGgccatcttttttttcatgttcaagTGTGTTTGCCTTTCACGCAGAACTCCATTCAAAAACGTAATAAACGCTACTCTAATCCACGAAGAGACGGTGTTAATAAAGATGTATTTACATCATAGGGGGCTCGTCTGACGTTATATTGAACACTTTTCATATCGGCATTAATACCATCCCTCagcaacgttttttttttctgtaaaagtCACTTTGCCGCAGTCTTTAACCAGGATGCACTGTGGTGTACATGGATTATAAAAGCTGTGTTTACATTATTAAGCCATTTTAAACTACTGACATGTGAGCCGAATTGAAGAGTGGGAGTATTTGATTAAGAGGAGTTGTACAGCCGTACTCTACACTACATTTTTGTGTAAATAAAAGCGAAACAAATTTATACACTGAtatttttgaatgggatttggCATACGTTAGTTGTATCCGCGT includes:
- the faap24 gene encoding Fanconi anemia core complex-associated protein 24 isoform X1 — translated: METKARAVLNAVPPYGHVVASEKWRNSSLIQSLKGGGVKILFENELGMADFHLPNKSCILYVSECDIIAGNSYKKKLVRYRNTSSSFQALVLVENTRLSEQYFSAVQKFVVFDLGLTLLPVSGQTEASQLIAQIVHGEGRENPFRRRSSSRLLDPLVLALVQHVPGVGRVKAMALLQQFSSIQQLCNAAPAEMVPIVGQAAAQQIHSFFHKPTAAGT